ttttgtgtttgctaattttgtTATCTACAgtgttcatttctttgtttatgttttagaagtttattttaaaaacaggccAAGAAAAGTACTGCttagtttaaagaaaatgccAAACTCCACCccaaatgaaaattgttttgctaatgtaatttaataaaataaaaaaatatatatatttttggacCTGGAATTTAAAAGTAAGGTATCATTTAGCCATCAACCCCCTCCCCACTAAAGAGggcgtctgtctgtctgtagaAGATAATTTCTACTTCTGTGGGTGGGGCTCGCTGTGTGGAGTTGCTCAGTACTGAGGAACACCTGGAGATTCACACTAGTGGCCATCAAAGCTTGAAAGCTTGACTCATCAAGATTTAACcacagatgaaacaaatattgatttctttttcaatgagttttgtttgttgctttttacattttctggaaTAGACCAACAATCTACAGACATTTTAGAATAAAtctctgtaaatatatttgctgatatttttaaaaatgtagtgaCTAACAATCTCCAGTTTTATAGTAAATTACTGGTAAAATTTGTAAGACAGATTTTTTTGCATGACAAGCCATGGTTAtataacatttttctcattgctgttgcttttaaaaaagagagagatgagTAATATCTGGAAATAAAGAACAACAATTtcaaaaatgacacaacagGAAACACATTGGAGACCTGTAAACGTGTAAGATAGTGAATCCATAAataaatgtcgttttttttccttctctcttcaGTATCTCGCCTCACTACTCCTTCATAAGAAGTTTGCGTCTGAATTCATTGCTCATGGAGGAGTGCAGAAACTCCTGGAGATCCCGAGACCATCCATGGCAGCGACAGCCGTTTCTCTCTGCCTCTACTACCTGGCATACAATCAGGATGCAATGGAGAGGGTACAATGAACATGAGCACCACAAATGTTGACATGCAAGTCTGAAGATCTTTAAGTATtagttttcagcaaaatgtaggcagtttaaaagaaattagatttgatgtgattattttttttaaagatgttggGATAATGTTTTTTCTTGGTTGATTGTCCCATTCTTACCACCTTGTTCTTCGTTTTCCCTCTAGGTGTGCATGTTCCCAGGGGATGTGCTGACAGACCTGGTGTCCTATGCTCTGTGGTTGTTGGAGTCCTCCCACGCTTCAGGCATCTGCCACGCCACcatgtttttctccatttctttttcGTTCAGGGTGGTGTTGCAGCTCTTTGACCAGCTGGATGGTCTACGCAGGCTGGTCAATCTGGTTAGTACTAAATCATACATCTTGTTACTCTGATGGCgcagttgtttctttttaactttgCAAAGATAAAATTGTTTACAAGTATCTacataaaagtaattaaagCAGTGTTGTGATGGTGGATATTTGCTTGCCACAATGATGATACATATTTGaagattatttttctgttttctttgttagACAAAGACTACAATCATATCGGTTCCTAATAAGCTGAATCCTAGATTATAAAATATTACCTTTGCAGTGTAGTATGATGTTTTGAGATTAATATATACCCAAAAcatcccaaaaacaaaaaaaaaaaatttaagctgtataattaaataattactaGAAAGTATATCCCTTAgactcattttttttgttttcagactttattttgtatttaataaagTGGATTTATTTGTCAGTCAGTGTAAGTGACCTTTTTTGAATTAATACAATATCTTTGAATAAAATTCCTCTGGAATTTCAGAAtcctgtttttggtttgttttcagaaaagaaatttgaaattcTTTCTGACACTCTGAAACTGAAACCTCCTTTTCCTTTAGtaactttctttcttcctgtaGATCAGCACTTTGGAGATCCTCAACACAGACAACGATGCACCACTGATGAATGAAGACCAGGTGTTCTCCAACAGACAGACGGCTAAGCACACCTGCATGGCACTGCGCAGGTATGGTGATATTAAATGCACATtcagataaaaaacaataaacttatTGAGAATAAGTGAAATTGGATATATCTGTGTTTCAgagtaaaaccttttttctgcTGTGTCTATTCATTCAGCCTGCATCAATGTATTGCACCATGCATTGAATATTGTTGTATCATCAATTTGGTTGTGAAGGTACTTTGAGTCTCACCTGGCATTGAAGACAGAACAGATGAAACAGTCTTTGCATACTTCAGAAAGCGGCACCATCATTCCTCAGCAGTCACCTTACAAGGTACAGTTTCTTCAGTGTAAACTAGCAGTTTGTCattaaatccaaaatgaaagacagtcattttccttctgtttatGTATTAATGAGTTCTCTGGTCTTTAATATAATGGCAGGCTGCATTATATTAACACATGTGCTGTTTGCAACATATGGGTGTAATTAGATTCCTCAGGCAGATATTTGTGCCATGTTTGAATTAGgatatttcaaaatgaatatgcctatttttctgtttctgtcatgataactcatttttttcattccattttCTATGCGGtgccttgaactttttcaaatcTTTAGTATATCTCAGCgcattgtgattttatgtttacCTTCATAATTCACTATTTCCAGGCATATGCAAATACCAGAGAGCAAATAATTGAGATGATGGAGTTTCTCATCGAGTGTGGACCTCCTGAGGGCCCCTGGGAGCCAGTTCAAGTCTTCTACAAGTTGTCCTGTATTCCTTTAATGCTGCAGCTCATATCTGCAGCCTGTGACTGGAAGACCTACTATGGCAGGTAATCTGACTCGCCGGAAGGAATAAAATGAGCTGAGATGAGTTTTAAGAAAAAGAGATATTGCAGCAAAAGATAAAATGGCAGCAGCAAAGGAACTAACTgccttcttcttttctttcctttctttcatctggatgtgtttttctctccaggAGTGACATAGTTCGCTTTGCTTTGGACATCCTGGCTATCCTGACAGTTGTTCCTAAAGTTCAGTTAGTACTGACTGATACCGTGGAAGTTATCGATGAAAACAGGTCCCCTGTTCCCACTGTAGGTCTGTAAAACGTCTCTTGTGTTAACACCGATTTTAGACGAGAGAAGTTCAGGGATTTCCATCTCAGGATTTTTGTGTGCCTCTCtggttattgtgtttttttgtgtaggTATGAGCATCATTCTGGGTGTTGCTGAAGGTGAAGTGTTTCCCAATGATGCTGAGATTCAGAAGTCTGCTTTGCAAGTAAGCTTGGCTCACtgaatttttctatttgttcaCTGCTTAAGCTAAAAATAATCAGCATAAAGATAAGAGCATGCTGAATCTTTTTATTCATGAGAACTTGTCAGGCAGCTTTCAGAGACATCCCTAGTTTGGATGAAAATTATAgctctgattttattattattattactattattattttaattttttatttatgaatttttatttttacagatattAAACATATCTAACTTCACATTGTCTTGCCCAGGTTAAACTTCAGAATCATGTCAGTAAGCATCAGCTCATGCAgctgttttagttgttttctcCCACTCTGATCATGTCCTTCATGTTTACCTCAGGTCATAATAAACTGTGTGTGCGCTCCAGACCAGAGCCTCAGTGCTTTTGCTGTTGCCCCCCTCAGACAGCCTTTGCACCCTCAGCAGCCCCCTCCCTCCCACAACAGGGTGCTGGCCCACATGTGGCAAGTAGTGCAGAATAATAACGGCATAAAGGTAGGCAGTCTCAAACATGTGCATCAAAAtgcctgtgtttgttttgatgaaacTATATGCCCTGCATATTTTATCAAATAGAATTCCTCATCGTTCCAGAGATCAGACTTTGCCCCTCTTCTGGCTGCAGGTGCTCCTGTCTCTGCTGTCGGTGAAGGTTCCCATCACAGATGCAGACCTGATCAGAGCTCTGGCCTGTAAGGCTCTGGTTGGACTCTCTCGTAGCTCCGCCATCAGACAGATCATCAGCAAGTTGCCACTGTTCGCCAGCGGTCACATTCAGCAGGTGAGAAAAAGACCTTCAATcaaaaaaaatgctgtggtttaaaaacttaaaggattccatatttaacacaaaaatcttaaataattcTCAGCTGGATTACACaattcttgatttttttgtttgctatcTCTACTAGTGTATTCCATGTTGCAAACttctacagatttttctcccatgaccaaaaataaattgcttaaGACTTTCCTCATCTTGTTTTGTggaaatttaaaagaaagttgtgactttttttaaacttcttttattttcttaaattttaatttttatagatAATGTGGGATTTTTCACTCAAACttctactttgtttttcaaaggttatcagaaaaaaaatctcgtTATGATGGAAAATATTAGAGTTTTCAGGCAAAgtcattcatgtttttgttttctccttcccAGCTCATGAAGGAGCCGGTGCTGCAGGACAAACGGAGCGAACATGTCAGCTTCTGTCGCTACGCCGCCAGACTGACGGAGCGAGTGTCTGGCAAGCCCCTCATCATGGGCGCGGAGGTCTCGCTGTCTCGCCTACAGAAAGCCAACGTTGTCGCTCAGACTCGCATCACGTTTTCTGAGAAGGAATTGCTCATTTTGATTAGGAACCACCTTGTTGCTAAAGGACTACACGACACAGCAAATACCCTGGTTAAAGAGGCAAACCTACCTGCAGCATCTCTCTTTCCAAACTCCGCCTCCTCAGGTGTCACCCCTACATCCTCCACTTCCAAATCTAGGACTTGTCGGTTTGCTGGTGGTGTCGCAGCTCGTATTGCTGCCAATATTGGGCCCTCTCCCTTATCCTCAGGTAATTCAGCCCCCACTACACCCTCCACTGCTCGTTCTTCTGCCATTCCTCACTCGTCAGGTTCATTGGTGTCTACCTCAGCGGCTCCCAATACTCCTCCTCATGCTGGGCAAAGCTCGCATCTTGTTGGGCGAATTTTATTCTCTCGGGAACGACCAGTGGCCAGCTGCAGCTCAGGGAAAAAACTGCGTGCACTTAGACAGAAGTCTGACCATGGTGCTTTCATACAGGTCAGTTGTACCTTTTGTTTCAATTCATAAAAACTCCTGCAATGTGCTAATAATAATTACATGACTGTAATGccagattttccatttaatcaATTGTGCTAATTTTTGAATAATATGGTAGACATCTGACAATTGAGTTATTTTTGCTCTACAATGATAGAGATGACAGTCATTTTTCAAGCCTGGCAagaaaaattctttatttttcttttctctcttatGCTTGAACCTTTGCTTATTGAAATTAATGCAATGCTGGAAATctatcaaataataaaatgctgGCATTTAGGTCACAATGTGTGGAAAAATTCTGACAACTTTACCGTTAACCATTAACTTTTCCCTCCATCTTAGAGGAATTTTAGAATATTCAACTGCACAGAAAAGGACAAATTTTGTGCAGAGCTATAAGGAAATATTGTCAGCAATTGTTAACGTACTGAAGGAGTAAAAAGCACTTAAAATGATACATCCCACAATAAATGAAGCAgccactggaaaaaaatctgaaatattcatCCTTCTCAATATACACATGCCATGAGAATGAGTGATTGGTGCACAAGCACCATTTGGAagatttctttgtaaaatgtattgattttttaTGAATTGTGAACAGAAATTTCACTATATATTTCTTGTAGCaaatttcatttttctaaaGATAAAATTACTGAAGTTATTTTCAGTGTCCGGTTACCTTGCAAAACTGGTGTCCTAGCAACTGTTGCTAAggcaattacattttcaaaagacTCCACCTCTAGAATTGATAGGCATCTGATGGTGAACATTTGTGATAAGTTTCATGCTTGTATCATCAGCTGAGCGATTTTTACACCAGTCGTCCAGACTATTTgcgtttttgttgttgtttagggGCCAAATTAGGCCCCCAATCTTCTTTGCAATTTTGCTGTTGCCTTGAAGCATATCAGTTTCTTGACATTaacttttgtttcattattgttttgatCTTTGTTGTTCTAGATTACTGATTTCTCTAGAAATTAGTAATCTAGAACACTGATTTCATAaacctttctttctttgaaacaGACCCCAGCTATGAAAAAGCAGCTGGAGCGCCACTTGCCTTCTCCGCCGACCCTTGACAGCATCATCACAGAGTACCTGAGAGAACAACACGCCCGCTGTTCGAATCCCGTCACCACCTGTCCACCTTTTTCCCTTTTCAACCCTCACCGCTGCCCAGAGTCCAAACAGAGGCGACAGGCGTCACCCAATTTCACCGCCCGTCTGGGGAGCAGGATGCTATGTCCAAAGTACCGGGGTGTGGACAGAGGAAGTCTGGATAGACAGCTAATATTCAGCAGGTAACAAACAGCAGCtatgtctttttaaaagctCTAAACCAAGCTTTATCTTTTCTCTTTGACTCTGTTTCCtcttgttttcctcctcagGTTTCGCCCCGTGTCAGTTTTCCGTGAAAACAATGGAGGCGATAGCAGTTTCACCTGTTGTGCCTTTTCGGCCCGCGAGCGCTTCCTGATGCTGGGAACGTGCTCCGGTCACCTCAAGCTTTACAACATCTTCTCCGGAGAGGAGGCGGCCGACTACACCTGCCACGGATCGGCCATCTCTCACATCGAGCCTTCCCGGGTAGGAAAACGAATTTTAAATTTCAAGTTTGATTAGTTGGGTCCAAAATATGCTGAGAACAGTTTGGCATTTAGAGAAAAAGCAGCTTAGGTTTAAGAAAATGGTTTGATTTCAAAGCATTTGCTTATAATGAAGCATTAATAATAAGCAATGTGAGTTGTTTAACTTATGCAGACTAGCTTTTAGAttacttctatttatttataaaaattttttggTTGAAATTGATCCTTTTTTCCCATTTCACAGGATGGTAACTTTGTTCTTACTTCTGCTTCGTGGAGCGTCCCTCTGTCAGCTCTCTGGAGTATGGACAGTGTTTTTACCATGAAGTAAAAATGATTACACATCGCAGTTTTCACTTTAATCAACGGTAATTATACATTATATCACGCAGTGTTAAATATCACATATGTCATCTGTCCCCAGGAACTCCTTTGGAGAAGATCATTACGTTGAGTTCAGCAAACTCTGTCAGGACAGAGTAATTGGCACTAAGGACCAGGTTGCACATGTACGTATCACATTGACTCTCTGTTGGTGCTCACTATATCattaagaatattttataattatttttttgttgtcagataatgtatataaaaaatatttataccttTAGAGTTTTGGATGacttttaaatgtcataatttGTAAGGTACTTTACTGAGGTTAAACGACATGAAACTGAAATCTAGAGAGCAGTatatattgtgtgtgttttttcttttaaacctaTCATCTTATCTTGTggttctttatttctttctttctttccttgttttttttactatggaCCCTTCTTATGTCTTGAATTAAgactgattgatttatttatatttagacTGTTGTTTCTGGCTCCCATACTCCAGATCTACGACATACAGACAGGTCAGGAGGTCCTGACCCTGAACGACCCCGCATTGGCCAACAATTACAAGAGGAACTGTGCCACCTTCAACCCCACTGATGACCTGGTGTTAAATGATGGGGTGCTGTGGGATGTGCGAGCGTCACGGGCCATCCACAAGTTCGACAAGTTCAACATGAACCTCAGTGGGGTTTTCCATCCAAATGGCTTGGAGGTCATCATAAACACTGAGATTGTATCCTTTCTAAATGTAATAACTATTGGAGGTTAGCCTTTTGtaaactgaaaggaaaaagcaaaaagaaattatgtttgcTGTCCTCCTTGGTACAACTATAAGGTTGATATTGGTTTCAAGTATCAGCACAGTCCTTAGCAATGAGTCCTAAGTAAAGGGAGATGCAACGTTCTTTACAGAGTGAATAAAAAGCtgatttgtgcttttttgtCACTAATGTACAAAAGTCAGGTGTTCTTATTCTTCCCCTGTTAgtcaatataatttaattttcctCCGCTATTGTCTTTGTGCCATTTCTGAGTGAAGTTTAGGTCACTCACACAGAACTGGATGCTGATAACTTCCTTTCACCTTGAAAACAAATGGGGGAAagttatgtgtgtttttatgttaaagtcCAGCAAGAACCTTTGGTGATGttgaggaaaaataatttttacctTATCGCTAGGTGTGAGCTTTAATCCTTAATACTGtatttttcttgcagttttgcatacattttccTTTCCCATCGCTTTCTAAACTTTTTGCAGAGAtgaccattaaaaaaacattttatttactgtgaGATCAATGTTTTATAGTTGGGTTTACCGTCGTTGTCGACCTTAACTGCAGGTTTCAGTGGGACCTGAGGACCTTCCACCTGCTGCACACTGCTCCTGCTCTGGATCAGTGCCGTGTGGTCTTTAACAGCAATGGCACCATCATGTATGGAGGTATAGGTCTGACTCTCTTAATTTGGCTGTACATAACACTTCATGTTATGACTGATCTCCCTTCTCTTAAACAGCGATGCTGCAAGCTGATGATGACCATGACGTCATGGATCAGCAGGTGACGAGTCCCTTCGGCTCATCTTTCAGAACATTTGATGCCACGGACTACAAGCCTATTGGTTGGTTGACTTTACCTTATTCTGCAATGTCTCAAATTGTTTTTACCTCCTCTTTTTACAGTTTCGAAAAACCTTGTGCAACAATTATCTGATATCTGTCTCATCTGTGTCTTGGTAACAATAAAAGATAAGGctttaaatattataaaataaaaaaagccccTTGTTATTTATTCAACTTGGTTTGTGATGTCTTTGTGATACCTTGGTGTGTTAGTGGTTGCTGAAAGTAACTGACCTCCTGCTTCTGATTGTGATTGTaaagtttggttttaatttaattttaaatagcCACACTGGATGTGAAGAGGAACATCTTTGATCTGTGCACTGATACCAAAGACCACTACCTGGCTGTCATAGAGGTACTcgattagataaaaaaaaaatctcatctcATTGGTGTTTTTTTGGGTGTAGTTTTATGTTCAGATCTGTACACAGAGAATTTGAACTGATTGCAAATCAAAATGATAATGACAATACTCTGCTTTTTCACTATTATCGTAGGAGATTTTTAGGACTTTTTACTACTGGTGCTCTTTGTATAATGaagtttttgcatattttctctgTAGAACCAGGATGCGGTGACCATAGATACTGTATGTCGCCTTTATGAAGTTGGACGACAGAAATTAGCAGAAGAaggagatgatgatgatcaaGTAAGATTCATaaaatttgaaagaaactttattttcttctataGTTTtcttgattaatttattttttatgcattttttatatttatttttgcagttctTGTCAGAATTTTTGGTTTGCGTGATCAGCGTAGATGGTTAATACAGAGCTGCTCATCAATCTGACATCTGATGTGCCTTAAATTGAGATTTGAATAgtttctttattgcatttctgtgtttttcaggatGAAGATCAGAATAATGATTCCTCAGACAcagatgatgatgacgatgatgacgatgatgatgacaTGGATATAGAGCCCCTCATTGAAGAACTTGCAAATGACGAACAGGAGGACCAGGAGCAAGCTAACTTGCCTGTAGATGATGCGGTATCTgatcatttcatattttcacatctgaatcattacagttatttttctcttaaacGTGTCAAAAGTGGACAGAGATATAAGAAATTTATAAGaagctgtttaaaaaatatatagttttaacTTCATTAACATGTACGCATGCTTTCGTACTATTATTACCACTGCTAATTCATTTGATGGTTTTCTCAAGATTGTAGCGATATGGATAAATTCAATTCCATCTAGTAGAATTACATTAATGAAATatagaaaattaatatttaggCAGTATGGTTtctaaatttagctttttgtttttcttcagattgaGGCTCTTCTTGGTAATACTagtggtgatgatggtgatgatgacgATACTGATCATGACTCTGAAACTTTAGACCATGGAGGATCATGTAAGTAATGGTGCCCATCTGCTGTTAAATTAACCTGAATACAAtggtttttattagaaatagcACCTGTTCTAAAAATGTGCACATCCTATCTTCTATGTACACTTGAAAAAGATTGCTAAGAACTTTAGACTTTGTGAAATGTATAAGacagattaaattaattacaatttaataaaCCCATCTGCTTTATAAAAAATTTGTTACAAATACCAGTcctggtatatatatatatatatatatatatatatatatttttttttttttaattagtatgtttttatttacagtgtatgtaattaaaatgtatgtgaTAAGAGAGCTTTAATTCAGGCATCTAATTATGCCCTTTTTAGAAATTGTATTCCATTCAACTTGTTTGTATAGCACAGACCCACCACAAGTATGAAATTGACTATATATGTACAGAGATAGTCAGTTTTATAGCctcattttaaattctatttttgcatttttagtgAGCCTAACTAAACATCTTGTAAttgtgtgaaattaaattaaattaatttttgttttactgttttaactGTCATCTATGTTTTTATCAATTGAAAATTGAAGTTGATAAAGTTATCGCACATATTGTAGCAAAAATGTAGCACCTCGATTTTCACAATGAAAGTAAAGTCTGATATTGATGCATTTCATGTAACTTTTATTCCGACTCCATCAGTAGAGTTTTGTATAATTTACATGTCCAGCTTTTGAGTTTCTTATGTTTCCTTTTATCAGAGAAATTAGTTctctgatttattgtttcacaacaataaataataaccgTTGCATAGGAAATGATTGGCGATGcattaaaataatccaaatctattgttctaaacttttttttaaattataattttaaatgaattatgctTACATATGTTGACTGTTTTGTGTTGTCATGTTTCAGGGTTTGGAGAAGAATCAGATGATGACGACCCTGACATGTTTGGATCCTTACCTGACTTATGGTTTTAATGATGTAAGAGTAGACGCTCTGCCCTGTGAATCCCTCTTAGAGAAAATGCCTGAAAAGTGGTAGccaaaatttaaagttttcataaaAGGATCTTGACTGgccattcattttccattttttgtccCTATTGGAGTGATTTTAGAAGatttggaaatatatatatatatatatatatattgcttttTTGGCTTTTTCCATTGGCTAAAGATATagcacatacattttttttcacctctAATTTCTACCAATATATGTAGCAAAACCACAAATAGACCCAGTTATGAGAGCCTGGTGAGAAAGTATAAAATTgggaataaattacaaaaaaaaacatttcttgagaaatgtatatttttcacctttttgaTTTAAGCATTGTTTTATTGAATAGTAGCTgaagagcaatttttttttaattaaaaatgacctGCAGAAATTTCCTGATTTGCcaggaaacaaaacatattGATCCTCATGTCATCAGCTGATATAATAATAATCTTATGTGCATAGAGAAAGCttattttctcaaacatgtGCCTCACTTGGGTGTTTGTCgatgttttattcaaaacatcaacaaaaataatttgaagcgCTTTCACGTCCTCTGTCTATGTAGGAAATGTGTTCATGTgagcaaaaatctgaaattttaataTGCACTAGTGTATCTAGAGGTAGGATcctaaaaatatgaaaactaatGCTTGTCAGGCAGCAGAATGCAATTCAGGAAAAACATTTGATAGAGAAAGGTTCTCTCTCTAGATACTTTTGATGATAAAGATCAAGTGTTGATCCTTATGATGGTCTAATggttaaaaatatgtaattactGTTAACTTTTCCTTGATGAGGAACTCGCTAAGAAACCAAATATTACCTCTACCACATTTCCGTTGTTCTTATGTATTCTAACAATTGGAAAATGAGTTTCAGTAAGCTACGTGACCCAATTTCTCCACCAGATGGCAGTACATCCCAACCTTGagttgacaaaaatattttctaacccAGTACATTTCAcggtttattgtttttttaaatactgtttaattttaagttagtgttttattgttttgtagaTTTTCCAAGGCTAGGcttaggaaatgttttttttaattgactatttattttggtgtgtctttgttgaattttacatttaagcaaaaatgatgctgttttttattttgtttttgcttttttctctcatACCCCTCAGGTAATTGGAAGCAATAAGCATATGAGTGTAAAACTGATCAAGCTGGTTGGATGACTACAAgtctgcaaatgttttttagatacttaatttgaacaaaaattattttgaggTCACATATGTGATTGTGTTGTCTCCAGcagaatgtttgttttgttatttatgagccaaaattatttttgatattatcAGAAGATAATGTTGCtggcaaaagaaaataactttacatTCTTTTACACATTCAACCtgtaaagactgaaaaaaattgtcaaataaTTCATATGCTTCCTTACTTAAAGGAATTCACTTTACTATCAGTTACCATTTGGTTTGAGGCTGGTTGACTTCACTTGGAGTTGTGTTCGTATAGTTTCATATGACAGTCTGTTTTCCGCATTAAACAATCATTTTACTCTTTTACCCATACTTTCAATTGACCTATTGTGGGGggataaaaagtacaaaaactgTCATGGTTACGGGTCTGTAAGAGTGCCAGTAGTTTACACATATTTAAGCCAGCATAGGACGataatgtgatttaaaatatgcaaatccTTGAAACCTTTTGTACTGTTTTCAACCTGTTGTGTCCAACTTGTGAAACTGCATAAAACAATTAGCAATAACATGGGAGGATTCTTGATTATTtggtttttatcaatattttcttGGTCTTTAGTAATTGGGATAAATTGTTTTGGATTCACAGCTGCAGTTAGCGAATGGCAACTctggttttctctctctctctgtatatatattttaagtctGGTTTCTGACTGAATGAATGTACAGTATAGTGATGCCTCAGCGCATTCTCATCACTGATGACTTGAATTGATGGTTTAAAATTTGGTTTGAAAAATTTGATCCAAATTAGAGCCTGTATAATTGTTTCTGCttgataaaaatctgtaaattagTTGgatatatttgtgtatttacatcTATTGTTTGGTTCTTTGTTAACTAAAACTATTCTATGCAACTTATTGTTATACTTGCATGGTCTAAATTTATGATCATTGTGGTgaggcatttatttattttttgcccatAATAAATCCAACCTTTGTAATACACATTTGCAATCACTTTCCTATATGTAGGATCACCTGATGAATAATGGG
Above is a genomic segment from Xiphophorus couchianus chromosome 20, X_couchianus-1.0, whole genome shotgun sequence containing:
- the LOC114135672 gene encoding DDB1- and CUL4-associated factor 1-like isoform X2, giving the protein MSSQDEDPSPAMSAVLSSAWSAALSAAVAVAMAVDAKADLARLLDEWEETRQGTTEQLVSILTRISELIEQETEEYYKSDPDPFDDRHPGRADPNCMLGQLLRMLFLNDDFTNSLLDTYIMSSRDISLNTAACRLLQNIVPGLDTAVVFEEKEGLVGKLFTWAREAERPLCIYATGLLAKAMSNQEVATSHKEENAELVSMMIKRLHELQSAEHTSCFSPTHTAQNLPQDSQDEAPHTSSVTKHQQIQSGFSEEETEENNVAESSRSISKGKSLAQRNSGGSSSSARLLPTVVYQATPHLTSKEKDDTQGGEEGGGGGTKQVENEKKTKQKLQFTTSASGTEDEAEVTATSEKPSGSSSWSEMSSILIGSEYRLLPLSPTMEQRLILQYLTPLGDYQELLAIFMKLDTCSLMMNYIDLRKTKNVQLTFDALLYLASLLLHKKFASEFIAHGGVQKLLEIPRPSMAATAVSLCLYYLAYNQDAMERVCMFPGDVLTDLVSYALWLLESSHASGICHATMFFSISFSFRVVLQLFDQLDGLRRLVNLISTLEILNTDNDAPLMNEDQVFSNRQTAKHTCMALRRYFESHLALKTEQMKQSLHTSESGTIIPQQSPYKAYANTREQIIEMMEFLIECGPPEGPWEPVQVFYKLSCIPLMLQLISAACDWKTYYGRSDIVRFALDILAILTVVPKVQLVLTDTVEVIDENRSPVPTVGMSIILGVAEGEVFPNDAEIQKSALQVIINCVCAPDQSLSAFAVAPLRQPLHPQQPPPSHNRVLAHMWQVVQNNNGIKVLLSLLSVKVPITDADLIRALACKALVGLSRSSAIRQIISKLPLFASGHIQQLMKEPVLQDKRSEHVSFCRYAARLTERVSGKPLIMGAEVSLSRLQKANVVAQTRITFSEKELLILIRNHLVAKGLHDTANTLVKEANLPAASLFPNSASSGVTPTSSTSKSRTCRFAGGVAARIAANIGPSPLSSGNSAPTTPSTARSSAIPHSSGSLVSTSAAPNTPPHAGQSSHLVGRILFSRERPVASCSSGKKLRALRQKSDHGAFIQTPAMKKQLERHLPSPPTLDSIITEYLREQHARCSNPVTTCPPFSLFNPHRCPESKQRRQASPNFTARLGSRMLCPKYRGVDRGSLDRQLIFSRFRPVSVFRENNGGDSSFTCCAFSARERFLMLGTCSGHLKLYNIFSGEEAADYTCHGSAISHIEPSRDGNFVLTSASWSVPLSALWSMDSVFTMKNSFGEDHYVEFSKLCQDRVIGTKDQVAHIYDIQTGQEVLTLNDPALANNYKRNCATFNPTDDLVLNDGVLWDVRASRAIHKFDKFNMNLSGVFHPNGLEVIINTEIWDLRTFHLLHTAPALDQCRVVFNSNGTIMYGAMLQADDDHDVMDQQVTSPFGSSFRTFDATDYKPIATLDVKRNIFDLCTDTKDHYLAVIENQDAVTIDTVCRLYEVGRQKLAEEGDDDDQDEDQNNDSSDTDDDDDDDDDDDMDIEPLIEELANDEQEDQEQANLPVDDAIEALLGNTSGDDGDDDDTDHDSETLDHGGSWFGEESDDDDPDMFGSLPDLWF